Proteins co-encoded in one Euleptes europaea isolate rEulEur1 chromosome 1, rEulEur1.hap1, whole genome shotgun sequence genomic window:
- the LOC130474516 gene encoding zinc finger protein with KRAB and SCAN domains 7-like has translation MRRSPEPKHGSSWPCRRQKLKLLCSAPQPARPSAAVLAHAHQQPPLLACPNLAPQHLASARLHPAHREWRPSSPGAAQRPQLISPHSVGKEAILSPLLSREEARSQSFHAGAIPSGDTPRETLSRLSLAARQWLRPQEYSKEQIVDLVILEQFLFVLPTDMGAWVRAKEPDSSKEAAQLAEAYLQEQEAAKPAQLPITFEDVTVTFTEKEWALLDAKEKALYWEIMQDNYDNVASLAENSPAKAENSLVRENPKNNSQLKDPELAEKQSMLCGLSDGSPRKAEAGGSRWMTQALESFPLQQDKMLFDSGKLFKEPPQVVAALKDDLQEAHICTECGKSCRSFTALTKHHRAHKVEKCYKCSVCEKRFNRSSNLIVHQRIHTGLKPFQCADCEKSFNNKSTLIKHQRTHTGEKPYVCLDCGKGFTQSSNLIKHQRIHTGVKPYKCPDCDRSFTQSSHFIDHQRIHTGERPYKCPDCGKGFSLCSSLIIHHRIHTGEKPFECPVCEKSFSSRSTLINHRRIHTRDKPYECAD, from the exons ATGCGCAGGAGCCCCGAGCCCAAGCATGGCAGCTCCTGGCCCTGCCGCAGGCAGAAGCTGAAGCTCTTGTGCAGCGCACCCCAGCCCGCCCGGCCCTCTGCCGCCGTGCTCGCCCACGCCCATCAGCAGCCGCCGCTGCTGGCATGCCCTAACCTGGCGCCGCAGCACCTGGCAAGCGCCCGCCTGCATCCCGCCCACCGGGAGTGGCGGCCCAGCAGCCCCGGGGCGGCACAGA GACCACAACTGATCAGCCCCCATTCTGTGGGGAAGGAAGCCATTTTGAGCCCACTCCTGTCCCGGGAGGAAGCCAGGTCACAGAGTTTCCATGCAGGAGCCATCCCATCAGGAGACACTCCCCGGGAGACGCTCTCCCGGCTGAGCTTGGCAGCTCGGCAGTGGCTGCGTCCCCAGGAGTACAGCAAGGAGCAGATTGTGGACCTGGTCATCTTGGAGCAGTTCCTGTTTGTGCTGCCGACAGACATGGGGGCTTGGGTCAGAGCCAAAGAGCCGGACAGCAGCAAGGAGGCCGCTCAGCTGGCTGAGGCCTACCTGCAGGAGCAAGAAGCTGCCAAGCCAGCTCAG CTGCCAATTACCTTTGAGGATGTGACTGTAACTTTCACTGAGAAAGAGTGGGCACTTCTGGATGCCAAAGAAAAGGCTCTTTACTGGGAAATCATGCAGGACAATTATGAcaatgtggcctctctgg CAGAGAATAGCCCAGCTAAAGCAGAGAATAGCCTGGTTAGAGAGAATCCAAAGAATAACTCCCAGCTTAAAGACCCTGAGCTAGCAGAGAAGCAAAGTATGCTCTGTGGCTTGTCAGACGGGAGCCCCAGGAAAGCAGAAGCCGGGGGCAGTCGGTGGATGACACAGGCTCTTGAGAGCTTCCCACTGCAGCAAGACAAGATGCTTTTTGACTCAGGGAAGCTTTTCAAGGAGCCGCCCCAGGTTGTGGCTGCTCTGAAAGATGACCTCCAGGAGGCCCACATCTGCACCGAATGCGGGAAAAGCTGCCGCTCGTTCACTGCTCTGACGAAGCATCACAGGGCCCACAAGGTGGAAAAATGCTACAAGTGCTCTGTCTGTGAAAAGAGGTTCAACCGGAGCTCTAATCTCATTGTTCATCAGAGGATCCACACTGGACTGAAACCGTTCCAGTGCGCCGATTGCGAGAAAAGCTTCAATAACAAGTCGACCCTTATTAAACACcagagaacccacactggggagaaaccctaCGTGTGCCTTGACTGCGGCAAAGGCTTCACCCAAAGCTCCAACCTGATTAAGCATCAGAGGATTCACACTGGGGTGAAGCCATACAAGTGTCCTGATTGCGACAGAAGCTTCACTCAGAGTTCGCATTTCATTgaccatcagagaatccacacgggcGAGAGACCCTACAAATGCCCTGACTGCGGGAAGGGCTTCAGCCTGTGCTCCAGTCTCATCATACATCACAGAatccatactggggagaaaccttttgaatgtccTGTCTGTGAAAAAAGTTTCAGTAGCAGATCAACTCTTATTAACCACAGACGGATCCACACTAGAGACAAACCTTATGAATGTGCTGACTGA
- the LOC130474504 gene encoding uncharacterized protein LOC130474504, whose protein sequence is MAAAPRTKRKMQLPKRRKQAGIKKTQRRKLLPKLRKPQMKRGKSQPKRGKPQPKRGNLPVPPKPVLKRTYDQLISKVLRQLNRDKVYISTKTKGKMISFIRKFYNNMAEQAKRGKKFKHLSTIGSNELQNALKRVMPKDEAMVLAGTIRKVSRVCRR, encoded by the coding sequence ATGGCTGCTGCTCCCAGAACAAAGAGAAAGATGCAGCTgccaaagagaaggaagcaggcagggaTCAAGAAAACTCAGCGCAGGAAGCTCCTGCCGAAACTAAGGAAGCCGCAGATGAAACGAGGGAAGTCGCAGCCAAAACGAGGGAAGCCGCAGCCAAAACGAGGGAACCTTCCTGTGCCTCCAAAGCCAGTTCTGAAGCGTACCTATGATCAGCTTATATCTAAAGTCTTGCGTCAGCTGAACCGGGACAAGGTGTACATATCCACCAAGACCAAGGGGAAGATGATCTCCTTTATCAGAAAGTTCTACAACAACATGGCCGAGCAGGCCAAACGCGGCAAGAAATTCAAGCACCTTTCCACCATTGGCTCCAACGAACTACAAAATGCCCTAAAGCGGGTGATGCCCAAGGATGAGGCCATGGTGTTGGCTGGCACCATCCGCAAAGTGTCCCGTGTTTGCCGCCGTTAG
- the LOC130474526 gene encoding zinc finger protein 883-like yields the protein MLCLAVAKDPDLALFRMMRTISEKAEEEHHPAQEESKAAELMGEASKDSEGGQLSTEGWAKNSPLPPPSSPLPPPNPNVCQECGKAFSHKSALVKHQKIHTGEKPYECKECGKSFIQRSDLTIHQRTHTGERPYRCPDCGKSFSVSSTLLTHQRIHAHGGEKRNCCPDCGKCFSDLVALERHRKSHTGEKPHECRDCGKSFAWSSHLERHRRIHTGEKPYKCPECGRAFAWSSHLDRHMRTHAKERPHWCALCGKRFSQSSNLLKHQRVHTGEKPYQCSECGRRFSWCSALLKHQRTHSKDRPYPCPPHQCPDCDKSFGWSSHLERHRRSHTGEKPYECGDCGRGFTMGSHLERHRQIHTRARPHGCRECSKSFALGATLATHRRLHEAEAKPHRCPECGRGFSAATVLERHRRLHRGEKPYQCSVCSKGFAWSSHFDRHRLSHTGEKPFPCAHCGKCFGRSSHRNRHQRSHALPEGQGQPQGNPEDALLTPAVANWWEGEDDGRPPPEQQEAWPVTLDPAAPFQWMAKEPPTDLLGQERLADLGPAGAASQQAVQGWF from the exons ATGCTCTGCTTGGCTGTTGCCAAAGATCCTGACCTCGCCCTTTTCAGAATGATGCGAA CCATCAGTGAGAAGGCGGAGGAAGAGCATCATCCAGCGCAGGAAGAGTCCAAAGCAGCGGAACTCATGGGGGAGGCCTCCAAGGATTCTGAAGGGGGGCAGCTGAGCACTGAGGGCTGGGCCAAAaactcccctctccccccgcctTCGTCACCTCTGCCACCTCCAAACCCCAACGTCTGCCAGGAATGTGGCAAAGCCTTCAGCCACAAATCTGCCTTGGTGAAGCACCAGAAGATCCACACCGGTGAGAAGCCTTATGAGTGCAAggaatgtgggaagagcttcattCAGCGGTCGGACCTGACTATCCACcagagaactcacacaggggaaagGCCGTATCGCTGCCCCGACTGCGGGAAGAGCTTCAGCGTCAGCTCCACTTTGCTGACCCACCAGCGGATCCATGCACATGGAGGCGAGAAACGGAACTGCTGCCCCGACTGTGGGAAATGCTTCAGCGACCTGGTGGCGCTGGAGCGGCACCGCAAaagccacactggggagaaaccccaCGAGTGCCGggactgtgggaaaagctttgcctGGAGCTCCCATCTGGAGAGGCACCGGCGGATCCATACAGGCGAGAAACCTTACAAATGCCCTGAGTGCGGCCGGGCGTTTGCGTGGAGCTCCCACTTGGACCGTCACATGCGCACCCACGCC AAAGAGCGGCCCCATTGGTGCGCGCTGTGTGGAAAGCGCTTCAGCCAGAGCTCCAACCTGCTCAAGCACCAGCGCGtccacacgggagagaagccgTACCAGTGCTCGGAGTGCGGGCGGCGGTTCAGCTGGTGCTCCGCCCTCCTTAAGCACCAGCGCACCCACAGCAAGGACAGGCCGTACCCCTGCCCG CCTCACCAGTGTCCCGACTGTGATAAAAGTTTCGGGTGGAGCTCCCACCTGGAGCGACACCGGCGGAGCCACACGGGAGAAAAGCCCTACGAGTGCGGGGACTGCGGCCGGGGTTTCACCATGGGGTCCCACTTGGAAAGGCACCGGCAGATCCACACCAGGGCCCGCCCCCACGGCTGCCGGGAGTGCAGCAAGAGCTTTGCTTTAGGGGCCACGCTGGCCACCCATCGGCGTCTCCATGAGGCTGAGGCCAAGCCTCACCGATGCCCCGAATGCGGGAGAGGGTTCAGTGCCGCCACCGTGCTGGAACGCCACCGCCGGCTGCATCGTGGCGAGAAGCCCTACCAGTGCAGCGTCTGCAGCAAGGGCTTTGCCTGGAGCTCGCACTTCGACCGCCACCGGCTCTCGCATACCGGAGAGAAGCCTTTCCCCTGTGCCCACTGCGGGAAGTGTTTCGGACGCAGCTCCCATCGCAACCGGCACCAGCGTTCCCACGCCCTCCCTGAAGGCCAAGGCCAGCCACAGGGCAACCCCGAGGATGCTTTACTGACACCAGCAGTGGCCAactggtgggagggggaagacgaCGGGAGACCCCCACCGGAGCAGCAGGAAGCCTGGCCCGTCACACTGGACCCAGCAGCCCCTTTCCAGTGGATGGCCAA
- the LOC130474494 gene encoding uncharacterized protein LOC130474494: MAPRQQGKNKTKRIQKKKPQKKGQQARKKQKRLQPKKQKKRQATKVGSRAVLSSSSPRIFAAKILRHMPKVRMENKAKRLMKTLLMDVYEHMSKVVENQSQNNESPTIDPNTVQTVFQEAMTRQLAEHSAEPASSETPAA, translated from the coding sequence ATGGCTCCCAGGCAACaaggcaaaaataaaaccaagagGATTCAGAAAAAGAAGCCCCAGAAGAAGGGTCAGCAggccagaaagaaacagaagaggcTCCAGcctaagaagcagaagaagcgcCAGGCCACGAAGGTGGGGAGCAGGGCAGTGTTGAGTAGCTCTTCCCCACGGATTTTTGCCGCCAAGATCCTGCGGCACATGCCAAAGGTGCGCATGGAAAACAAGGCCAAGAGGCTGATGAAAACGTTGCTGATGGATGTGTACGAGCACATGTCGAAGGTGGTGGAGAACCAGAGCCAAAATAATGAGTCACCCACCATCGACCCCAACACCGTGCAAACAGTCTTCCAGGAGGCCATGACCAGGCAGCTGGCCGAGCATTCAGCTGAGCCCGCCAGCAGCGAAACTCCTGCTGCATAA